Proteins encoded by one window of bacterium:
- a CDS encoding Dam family site-specific DNA-(adenine-N6)-methyltransferase, whose translation MTAERVRVPPIKCQGIKTKLVNWIMDNLPQELNGVYFEPFLGSGVVGFNVRPRRAFLSDSNPHIVAFYDQVAKGRITPALVSEFLKTEGGKLSAFGADYYYEVRDRFNAEHNPLDFLFLSRSCFNGLVRFNRDKSYNVPFGHKPNRFTRSYITKICNQVKWTSLLLRQNDSWTIACMEFKESLSQAGPDDFIYCDPPYVGRHVDYFDSWSETDEVELNAILRGSDARFILSTWCENKYRKNKYIDMIWSGYRVTTRQHFYYIGANETNRNSMTEALVLNFEPAAKTHLLREQGQLALFKATARPQETT comes from the coding sequence ATGACAGCTGAACGAGTACGAGTGCCACCGATCAAGTGCCAGGGTATAAAAACGAAACTGGTCAACTGGATAATGGACAACCTGCCTCAGGAACTTAATGGCGTTTACTTCGAGCCGTTCCTGGGCTCTGGGGTAGTCGGGTTCAATGTGCGACCCAGGAGGGCCTTTCTCTCAGACTCAAATCCTCACATCGTCGCGTTCTACGATCAGGTCGCTAAAGGGCGTATCACACCTGCGCTGGTGTCAGAGTTCTTGAAGACCGAGGGGGGGAAACTCTCCGCGTTCGGGGCGGACTACTACTATGAAGTCAGAGACAGATTCAATGCCGAACACAACCCTCTGGACTTTCTCTTTCTTAGCCGGTCGTGTTTCAACGGTCTTGTGAGATTCAACAGAGACAAATCATATAATGTCCCTTTTGGCCACAAACCGAATAGATTCACCAGGTCATACATAACGAAAATCTGCAATCAGGTGAAATGGACATCTCTGTTGTTGAGGCAGAATGACAGCTGGACAATTGCCTGTATGGAGTTCAAAGAGTCGCTATCCCAGGCTGGACCGGATGATTTTATCTACTGCGATCCCCCTTACGTTGGAAGACACGTGGACTACTTCGATTCTTGGTCCGAGACGGATGAGGTAGAGCTTAACGCAATTCTGAGAGGCTCAGACGCAAGATTTATCCTATCGACTTGGTGCGAGAATAAATACAGAAAGAACAAGTATATTGACATGATTTGGTCAGGATATAGGGTGACGACGAGGCAACACTTCTATTACATAGGGGCTAACGAAACGAACAGAAACTCAATGACTGAGGCACTAGTCCTCAATTTTGAACCAGCGGCCAAAACTCACTTGCTGAGAGAACAAGGCCAGCTAGCCCTCTTTAAGGCCACCGCAAGACCGCAGGAAACGACATAG
- a CDS encoding glycosyltransferase family 39 protein, translating to MLESRHFPIFVFLLALVARIIFAFLFPSLPYNVDAAEYVILGQNIAHGHGYCYQPGHPTAYRLPLYPIFLAVFFAIFGGNCYWPISIGEAVIGSLCVVVLYYTALHIIGRNRPAAIVATMLAVYPPLVGLTNTFMTENLFSLLATLSALLLLRALTDPPSKVSAVLAGAVIGLSWLCRPTLFPLVAVLPLWALLAKGQRWGDRKARLKRTGLVLGIACLCLVPWAIRNAITMRAFIPFDTHGGATLWYQHNSLSPDGYFWSAIPKEKLVEIKLRINEQKSRLNSGESVTDVMLPVVLKGPMAGFEFLPKSKTAEFEGLTEVELDKAFLSAAVRTILSHPARYAKKSFKESVKFWHVFDDSGHFIASYAFVLPFAILGFLMFLSKRRWSETLLYLSPLLCAWLLAATINASHRFRLPFEPLALTFTGVFAQRFARLSSGARTAIIVAASTYAALVFCFFLYPEALRDLVQAIATRLGFSAYPVY from the coding sequence TTGCTTGAGTCGAGACACTTCCCCATATTCGTCTTCCTGCTCGCCCTGGTTGCCCGTATCATCTTCGCCTTCTTGTTCCCATCGCTTCCATACAACGTTGATGCCGCCGAATACGTAATTCTTGGCCAGAACATCGCACATGGCCACGGGTACTGCTACCAGCCGGGCCATCCGACAGCCTATCGGCTTCCACTTTACCCCATCTTCCTCGCGGTCTTCTTTGCCATCTTTGGAGGCAACTGCTACTGGCCGATCAGCATCGGCGAAGCCGTCATCGGCTCCCTATGCGTTGTCGTGCTCTACTACACCGCGCTGCACATAATTGGGCGAAACCGCCCGGCCGCCATCGTAGCGACGATGCTAGCAGTATATCCGCCGCTCGTGGGACTGACAAACACGTTCATGACAGAGAACCTCTTCTCGCTCCTGGCGACGCTCTCAGCGCTTCTGCTCCTACGAGCGCTCACCGATCCCCCGTCCAAAGTCTCGGCGGTCCTGGCCGGAGCCGTCATCGGACTCTCCTGGCTATGCCGCCCGACTCTGTTCCCCCTAGTCGCGGTCCTACCGCTATGGGCGCTTCTCGCAAAGGGACAACGCTGGGGCGATCGAAAGGCACGACTAAAGCGAACGGGGCTGGTCCTGGGAATCGCCTGTCTATGCCTGGTGCCCTGGGCAATCCGAAACGCGATCACGATGAGGGCCTTTATACCATTTGACACTCACGGAGGCGCGACGCTCTGGTATCAGCACAATTCGCTCTCGCCCGACGGCTACTTCTGGTCGGCAATACCCAAAGAAAAACTCGTCGAGATCAAACTACGTATCAACGAGCAGAAGAGCCGGCTCAATTCGGGCGAATCGGTTACCGACGTTATGCTTCCTGTTGTCTTGAAAGGCCCGATGGCGGGGTTTGAGTTTCTGCCGAAATCCAAGACCGCCGAGTTCGAGGGCCTGACCGAAGTGGAGCTTGATAAGGCCTTCTTGAGCGCCGCCGTGCGCACCATTCTCTCCCATCCAGCCCGATACGCAAAAAAGAGCTTCAAGGAGAGCGTGAAGTTCTGGCACGTGTTCGACGACTCTGGGCATTTCATCGCATCATACGCGTTTGTCCTGCCGTTCGCGATTCTGGGGTTTTTGATGTTTCTTTCGAAACGCAGATGGTCCGAGACGCTGCTCTATCTGTCGCCGCTTCTCTGTGCGTGGCTGCTGGCCGCCACAATCAACGCCTCGCACAGGTTCCGGTTGCCCTTCGAGCCGCTCGCCCTAACGTTCACTGGCGTCTTTGCCCAGCGCTTCGCAAGGCTCTCCTCAGGAGCCCGCACAGCAATTATCGTTGCCGCCTCAACCTATGCCGCCCTGGTCTTCTGCTTCTTTTTGTATCCTGAGGCGCTGCGCGACCTCGTGCAGGCAATAGCGACGCGGCTGGGCTTCTCAGCGTATCCTGTCTATTAG
- a CDS encoding two-component regulator propeller domain-containing protein — MYDGAEWQVLLGRNDVSPVCGAIGPAPGGAFTGTQYGVFEWSLSGDFDWFYAPGNTGLPLKMPYEIYKDSRDIYWICGPHTLLGFWEGFVFSLYERADISSAVYCADEDEAGNLWFGTSGDGVVVVSADGATITHIPFEVDDKWIDNIMCAPDGMTYVETLTAIYAINR; from the coding sequence ATGTATGACGGTGCTGAATGGCAGGTGCTTCTCGGCAGGAATGACGTGAGTCCCGTATGTGGCGCGATTGGGCCGGCTCCGGGCGGCGCATTCACAGGAACCCAGTATGGGGTATTCGAGTGGTCGCTTTCAGGCGACTTTGACTGGTTCTACGCGCCTGGGAATACGGGGTTGCCTTTGAAAATGCCGTATGAGATATATAAGGACAGCCGTGACATTTATTGGATCTGTGGTCCTCATACCCTTCTGGGGTTTTGGGAAGGCTTCGTTTTTTCTCTGTATGAGCGTGCAGATATTAGCTCAGCCGTTTATTGCGCGGATGAAGACGAGGCGGGTAATCTATGGTTTGGAACATCAGGGGATGGAGTGGTAGTTGTCTCGGCGGATGGCGCCACCATCACGCATATCCCGTTCGAAGTTGATGACAAGTGGATTGACAACATTATGTGTGCCCCTGATGGAATGACGTATGTTGAGACACTGACAGCTATTTATGCCATTAACAGGTGA
- a CDS encoding two-component regulator propeller domain-containing protein, translating to MNDRFSVAASSAPLDNEMSCCSRGWIRTKLHWRPAGLSVSLLAALALLLAMPMPLAAGWSWVNYTSGGDVSDIAFEGDRYAWLVGTGGVARFDIKTGDSRVWTKADGLPSNSVRCVAVDLDGTKWFAVSQKGVVAFDGKAWKRYTSKDSGLCSDSVLSIKIDGKGRKWFATNGGGVSVFDGKSWATFNTNNSGLAHDRVSSIALDKAGRLWFGTYRGAGVSVFDGEEWVALSPDNSGLCDYCIYSISIDRRGLRWFGSCTAGVSMFDGKSWRTFNTMNSGLPDDCVRKVFVDAKGRAWAGTAKCGVSVFDGKSWRTYDTKNSGLASDSVRAIAQDGMGRMWFGTQRGGVSVFDGKSWTTKCAGHFNAPAARLDDVAFDARGGVWFASYGGGVTFFKDESWKTYTHRNAPFCNDWVGSVAVGPDGVVWVGTGGSGVCAFDGRTWKAYRPPETGFAHDDVPDIAIDRRGYRWFATGHHGVSVFDGAKWIAYDTTNSGIANRDVRAVAIGPAGRVWLATLGGVSVFDGTHWKTHCSRNCALPSNRCFSIAIASDASVWVGHKDAASHFDGKRWSHITADKDGLASGIVQAIAVDQKGCVWFGTSLGGVSVLDAGKWTRYNVDNSALPDNDVTGIGIAPDGRVFLTTAQGACVLREVSGQ from the coding sequence ATGAACGACAGGTTCAGCGTGGCGGCAAGCTCCGCCCCTCTCGACAATGAGATGAGCTGCTGCTCCCGTGGTTGGATACGCACGAAGTTGCACTGGCGTCCGGCCGGGCTATCGGTGAGTCTCCTCGCGGCGCTTGCGCTACTTTTGGCGATGCCGATGCCGTTGGCTGCCGGCTGGAGTTGGGTGAACTACACGTCCGGGGGGGACGTCTCCGACATAGCGTTTGAGGGCGATCGCTACGCGTGGTTGGTGGGCACGGGTGGAGTCGCGCGGTTCGACATCAAGACTGGGGACAGTCGAGTCTGGACGAAGGCAGATGGGTTGCCGTCCAACTCGGTTCGCTGTGTCGCGGTCGATTTGGATGGGACCAAGTGGTTTGCTGTGTCTCAAAAAGGAGTTGTGGCTTTCGACGGCAAGGCTTGGAAACGCTACACAAGTAAGGATAGTGGGCTTTGCAGCGATTCTGTTCTGAGCATCAAGATCGATGGCAAGGGACGCAAGTGGTTCGCGACGAATGGCGGCGGCGTCAGCGTTTTTGATGGTAAGAGCTGGGCGACGTTCAACACGAATAACAGCGGCCTGGCGCATGATCGCGTCTCTTCGATCGCGCTTGACAAGGCCGGGCGGCTCTGGTTTGGAACCTACCGAGGCGCGGGCGTCAGCGTGTTCGATGGGGAGGAGTGGGTGGCTCTGAGTCCGGACAACAGCGGGCTATGCGACTATTGCATCTACTCGATCAGCATAGACCGGCGGGGCCTGCGCTGGTTTGGTTCATGCACGGCTGGGGTGAGCATGTTCGACGGGAAGTCGTGGCGGACGTTCAACACGATGAACAGTGGTCTTCCTGATGATTGCGTCCGGAAAGTGTTCGTAGATGCGAAGGGCAGGGCTTGGGCTGGGACAGCCAAGTGCGGCGTCAGCGTGTTCGATGGGAAGTCATGGCGAACTTATGACACCAAGAACAGCGGCCTTGCCTCGGACAGCGTCAGGGCGATCGCGCAGGATGGTATGGGTCGGATGTGGTTCGGGACGCAGCGGGGTGGTGTGAGCGTTTTCGATGGGAAGTCCTGGACGACCAAGTGCGCTGGCCACTTCAACGCACCCGCTGCTCGCCTGGATGACGTTGCTTTCGATGCCAGGGGTGGTGTTTGGTTCGCCTCCTACGGTGGAGGCGTGACCTTTTTCAAGGACGAGAGCTGGAAGACTTACACCCACAGGAACGCACCGTTTTGTAATGACTGGGTGGGATCGGTCGCTGTGGGTCCCGATGGGGTCGTGTGGGTCGGCACGGGTGGCTCAGGGGTGTGTGCGTTTGATGGCAGGACCTGGAAAGCGTATCGGCCGCCGGAGACCGGCTTCGCTCACGATGATGTCCCGGACATAGCCATTGACCGGCGTGGCTATCGATGGTTTGCGACCGGGCACCACGGAGTCAGCGTGTTCGACGGAGCCAAATGGATCGCTTACGATACCACAAACAGTGGAATTGCGAACAGAGACGTTCGCGCAGTTGCCATCGGTCCCGCAGGCCGCGTATGGCTCGCAACCCTGGGCGGCGTCAGCGTCTTCGACGGGACGCACTGGAAGACGCACTGTTCGAGAAACTGCGCCCTGCCCTCGAACCGCTGCTTCTCAATCGCGATTGCCTCGGATGCATCCGTCTGGGTCGGACACAAGGATGCCGCAAGCCATTTTGACGGCAAGCGCTGGTCTCACATCACAGCGGACAAAGATGGGCTTGCGTCCGGCATCGTGCAGGCAATAGCCGTCGATCAGAAGGGCTGCGTATGGTTTGGGACCTCGCTGGGTGGGGTCAGCGTGCTCGATGCGGGCAAATGGACGCGATACAACGTGGATAACAGCGCGCTGCCAGACAATGACGTAACCGGCATTGGCATCGCTCCTGACGGGAGGGTATTTCTGACGACCGCTCAGGGGGCTTGCGTTCTGCGCGAGGTGTCGGGCCAGTAG
- a CDS encoding VIT and VWA domain-containing protein, giving the protein MRKLSFPLFLFVAILLAAQSAFSEGFIFVPHPDSGVLQPLVTKTLKVTFEATESIAKTTVEQTFYNPTDWTLEGRLVFPLPRGAAVSSFAMWVGSTKIMARVLPKKDANNIYNDIVRKMRDPALLQYLGRGMFEARVYPIAPRSTKKIELEYSCVLDTEADVVDYVFPLNSFTVTHLPVMSFVLVGRIKSHNPLKNIYCASHDVAINRLSDTEASVSFECNDLKAERDFRLFYTLSRDEVGINLLSQKDGADGYFLLLASPNYALNKRRRPAKEVVFALDISGSMQGKKIEQARKAAKHIVSNLGKQDYFNLVVFNDQVRKFANEQVRATKPEVREAMKFIDGLEAAGGTNIDGALRESLQMLHRDDMTRMVIFLTDGQPTVGATDSQKILDNIKAKGRGATRVYCFGVGYDVGSDLLDGIARVRHGTVSYVLKDDDLERVISSFYNKVSYPVLSDISLDIAGVKTFDMYPSALPDLFRGTQVVLFGRYTGGGPGKVTLSGRVEGETKKFKKQVSFAREPGEYDFIPRLWALRRVGFLLDEIRQKGDISELVDECVRLGTKYAIVTPYTSHLVTDKDEGSRPRPVWWTTQRAGILPMRRTRPADGTKLPKQAYVQAAGAAPGATLDKKGKIASSMVFQELSMATAEKPQYTGQRRLVGRKVFVLRDGCWTDTAIEDSKLATPDTVVEYFGDAYFRMVREDEEVAKYFSVGKCLMVLYKGKVIKVTEPTS; this is encoded by the coding sequence ATGAGAAAGCTGTCATTTCCGCTGTTTCTGTTTGTTGCGATTCTACTTGCGGCGCAATCTGCGTTCAGCGAGGGGTTCATCTTCGTGCCTCACCCGGACTCCGGAGTTCTGCAACCGCTGGTGACCAAGACGCTGAAGGTTACGTTCGAGGCAACGGAGAGCATCGCTAAGACCACCGTGGAGCAGACGTTCTACAACCCGACCGACTGGACGCTAGAGGGTCGTTTGGTGTTCCCGTTGCCTAGAGGAGCTGCGGTCTCGAGTTTTGCGATGTGGGTAGGAAGCACGAAGATTATGGCGAGAGTTCTACCCAAGAAGGACGCAAACAACATCTACAACGACATCGTCAGGAAAATGCGCGATCCAGCCCTGCTCCAGTATCTTGGCAGGGGTATGTTCGAGGCGCGGGTGTATCCGATTGCGCCCAGATCGACCAAGAAGATCGAGCTCGAGTACTCGTGCGTGCTTGACACCGAGGCTGACGTTGTGGACTACGTGTTTCCGCTCAACTCGTTCACTGTAACGCACCTGCCGGTGATGAGTTTCGTGCTTGTCGGTCGGATCAAGTCACACAACCCGCTGAAGAACATCTACTGCGCGTCGCACGATGTCGCGATCAATCGCTTGAGCGATACCGAGGCGAGCGTCAGCTTCGAGTGCAATGACCTGAAGGCCGAGAGGGATTTCAGGCTGTTTTACACGCTTTCTCGGGACGAGGTGGGCATCAACCTCCTGTCGCAGAAGGACGGCGCCGACGGTTACTTCTTACTTCTGGCGTCCCCCAATTATGCTCTGAATAAGAGACGGCGCCCCGCCAAGGAGGTCGTCTTTGCCCTCGATATATCCGGCAGCATGCAGGGCAAGAAGATTGAGCAGGCGCGCAAGGCGGCCAAACACATTGTCTCAAACCTCGGCAAGCAAGATTATTTCAACCTTGTGGTTTTCAACGACCAGGTGCGGAAGTTTGCCAATGAGCAGGTGAGAGCAACCAAGCCTGAGGTGCGCGAGGCGATGAAGTTCATCGATGGGCTCGAGGCGGCCGGTGGGACGAACATCGATGGCGCTCTGCGAGAGTCCTTGCAGATGCTCCATCGCGACGACATGACCAGGATGGTCATTTTCCTGACGGACGGGCAGCCCACGGTTGGCGCAACCGACTCTCAGAAAATACTTGATAACATCAAGGCCAAAGGTCGCGGCGCAACGAGGGTCTATTGCTTCGGTGTGGGTTACGATGTTGGCTCTGATCTCTTGGACGGTATCGCGCGGGTCCGTCATGGCACCGTCTCCTACGTGCTAAAGGATGACGATCTTGAGCGCGTGATCTCGTCGTTCTACAACAAGGTGTCGTATCCCGTGCTTTCTGATATTTCGTTGGACATAGCCGGCGTCAAGACGTTCGACATGTACCCGAGCGCGTTGCCCGACCTCTTCAGAGGCACCCAGGTGGTGCTGTTTGGCAGATATACTGGCGGCGGCCCCGGCAAGGTTACTCTGTCGGGCCGTGTCGAGGGCGAGACCAAGAAGTTCAAGAAGCAGGTGAGCTTTGCGCGCGAGCCCGGCGAATACGACTTCATTCCACGGCTTTGGGCGCTTAGGCGGGTTGGGTTCTTGCTGGATGAGATCAGGCAGAAGGGCGACATATCGGAGCTGGTTGATGAGTGCGTCCGTCTGGGGACGAAATACGCCATCGTTACGCCGTACACGTCGCACCTCGTAACCGACAAGGATGAGGGAAGCAGGCCGAGGCCAGTGTGGTGGACGACGCAGAGGGCCGGTATTCTCCCAATGAGGCGCACGCGCCCGGCGGACGGGACGAAGCTCCCCAAGCAGGCATACGTGCAGGCGGCAGGTGCAGCCCCTGGAGCGACGCTCGATAAGAAGGGCAAGATCGCAAGCTCGATGGTTTTTCAGGAACTTTCAATGGCGACAGCGGAGAAGCCGCAATACACTGGGCAGCGAAGGCTGGTCGGGCGCAAGGTGTTCGTTCTCAGGGATGGCTGCTGGACTGACACGGCGATAGAGGACTCCAAGCTGGCAACGCCGGACACAGTGGTGGAGTATTTTGGCGACGCTTACTTCAGGATGGTTCGCGAGGACGAAGAAGTCGCGAAGTATTTCTCTGTCGGCAAGTGCCTAATGGTTCTCTACAAGGGCAAGGTGATCAAGGTAACGGAGCCGACCAGCTAG
- a CDS encoding SGNH/GDSL hydrolase family protein translates to MSSTSQTDRRRRALMGLLVIALVVGSVLLLELALWLFGVKSSSEKTQNILLGVARPKALREVPDLGWALSPGFDGVIKGIRYRINALGFRGPEVQKTRHKGSFRVLCLGDSTTYGVMVDQGQIYSSVLEKQLEKILAPRTVETINAGVPGYSSVQVSLYFSKRCLQLDPDLVTLCVGINDAFAIPNLCDQDKDLYVPWRRSIRRAKETLGHSRIFTLLDAGLSWLVKAVAQSESESQPSQGMKRRADVPCYYENLLDIARKCERRGIPLLLFSFSLPADYSKSMLRAAHNSQANYIDMEPAFESAAKSISSSAGEAQSQTVSPESAFAMDGQPFADVYEGMFSVRMLATHSNRALFIDPCHPTPLGHKLIAEQLARVIVEKGLLKGAVKR, encoded by the coding sequence ATGAGTAGCACCTCGCAGACAGACCGAAGACGGCGCGCGCTTATGGGACTCCTTGTCATCGCGCTGGTCGTTGGGTCTGTTCTACTGCTGGAGCTTGCCCTGTGGTTGTTCGGGGTCAAGAGCTCTAGCGAGAAAACGCAGAACATCCTGCTTGGTGTTGCGCGGCCCAAGGCTCTCAGGGAGGTTCCTGACCTGGGCTGGGCGCTATCCCCGGGCTTTGACGGCGTCATCAAGGGCATAAGATACCGAATCAACGCGCTGGGCTTCAGGGGACCTGAGGTCCAAAAAACTAGGCACAAGGGCTCGTTTCGTGTCCTATGCCTCGGAGACTCGACTACCTACGGCGTCATGGTGGACCAGGGCCAGATATATTCTTCCGTTTTGGAGAAACAACTGGAGAAGATACTTGCCCCACGAACGGTGGAAACGATAAACGCCGGCGTGCCGGGGTACAGCTCGGTTCAGGTCTCTCTCTATTTCTCGAAACGCTGTTTGCAGCTAGACCCGGACCTGGTTACGCTATGCGTCGGCATTAACGACGCTTTCGCTATCCCTAATCTGTGCGACCAGGACAAGGACCTCTACGTCCCGTGGCGCCGCTCTATCAGAAGAGCCAAGGAGACGCTCGGCCACTCCAGGATATTCACCCTCCTCGACGCCGGCCTCAGCTGGCTCGTCAAAGCAGTAGCGCAGTCGGAAAGCGAGTCCCAACCCAGTCAGGGGATGAAGCGGCGCGCTGACGTTCCCTGCTATTATGAGAACTTGCTCGACATTGCCCGCAAATGCGAGAGAAGAGGCATCCCGCTTCTGCTGTTCTCTTTTTCTCTGCCAGCGGACTACTCCAAGTCCATGCTACGGGCCGCACATAACTCTCAAGCCAACTACATCGACATGGAGCCAGCGTTTGAGAGCGCTGCCAAGTCCATTAGCAGTTCTGCCGGAGAGGCGCAGTCACAAACCGTCTCACCCGAATCTGCCTTCGCAATGGACGGGCAGCCTTTTGCCGACGTTTATGAGGGTATGTTCTCAGTCAGGATGCTTGCGACCCACAGCAACCGGGCTCTGTTCATCGACCCGTGCCACCCGACCCCTCTGGGGCACAAGCTCATAGCCGAGCAGCTCGCAAGAGTCATCGTTGAGAAAGGTCTGCTCAAGGGCGCCGTCAAGCGATAA
- a CDS encoding DUF2079 domain-containing protein — protein MKAGRGIRLAPLWALTLFLVVPLWASRDSDLGQAYGLYADWCGRLALCVLVALAALAIHVCLHQQIGARIERFVSQHFRKLLALYVLAYTAIFAALAIVGYLRFHSDVDYANFFQSLNSAAHGRFFTNCLSNAPREISIFADHNAPIMFLLLPIYMLLPYPSVLLVISTLILASTAVILSRYLTQIAGLDRTTTLCLCMAATLAPYFVSQNFEGLSIEMFAPPLFVLAFYLFEKERFWPFMLVLLLLNSLKEQVAIVMMVFVLIALARGKSARWAVGPFLLNAAMIFISFGLVIPHFRPTGAYKLLNPDTATSLADQAMAYLRHPASAVQQVLAPFRLTYVYIIAATNLFVLPFLALESLFVLPSLAKNILFVGWAANIMSKHALLMSGAMAVAVGKGVGKFALVARRKHAAISLAASARSPATRVLAILLLASSIAHIPVWSRNVNLAKHANHESKVELLKIIPRDAVIALPQDMLTRFSTRNKLYNSATPSGLTGFEMPVDYVVIDTSFHPEHYDYAGLLRAVEVNQGMYKGFKLTRRSDGLYLFERQRR, from the coding sequence TTGAAAGCTGGAAGAGGAATACGGCTGGCCCCACTGTGGGCCCTGACATTGTTCCTGGTTGTCCCGCTGTGGGCGTCGAGGGACTCTGACCTTGGGCAAGCCTATGGGCTCTACGCTGACTGGTGTGGCCGATTGGCGCTCTGTGTCCTTGTGGCTCTTGCCGCGCTCGCCATTCACGTGTGCCTCCACCAGCAGATTGGCGCCCGCATCGAGCGATTCGTATCCCAGCATTTCAGAAAGCTCCTCGCGCTATACGTTCTTGCCTACACCGCAATCTTCGCCGCGCTGGCCATTGTTGGATACCTGCGGTTTCACTCTGATGTCGATTATGCGAACTTCTTTCAATCCCTGAACAGCGCCGCGCACGGACGCTTCTTCACCAATTGCCTCTCAAACGCGCCTCGTGAGATTAGCATATTCGCCGATCACAATGCGCCCATAATGTTCCTCCTCCTGCCGATCTATATGCTACTGCCGTATCCCTCGGTTCTGCTCGTTATCTCAACACTAATCCTCGCATCGACAGCCGTCATCCTCTCGCGATACCTGACGCAAATTGCTGGCCTCGACCGCACAACCACACTTTGCCTATGCATGGCAGCGACGCTAGCGCCATATTTCGTTTCGCAGAACTTCGAGGGTCTCTCGATAGAGATGTTCGCGCCGCCGCTGTTTGTCCTTGCATTTTACCTCTTCGAGAAGGAGAGGTTCTGGCCGTTCATGCTCGTCCTGCTGCTCCTAAACTCGCTCAAGGAGCAGGTCGCAATAGTCATGATGGTCTTCGTGTTGATAGCGCTTGCAAGAGGGAAAAGCGCGAGGTGGGCGGTCGGCCCGTTTCTGCTCAACGCGGCGATGATATTCATCTCGTTTGGACTGGTCATCCCGCACTTCCGCCCGACTGGCGCCTACAAGCTCCTGAATCCTGATACCGCGACCTCGCTTGCTGACCAGGCGATGGCCTACCTGAGGCATCCGGCGAGTGCGGTTCAGCAGGTGCTGGCTCCATTCCGGCTGACTTACGTCTATATAATCGCGGCAACGAACCTCTTTGTTCTCCCGTTTCTGGCCCTCGAATCGCTATTCGTCTTGCCATCGCTCGCCAAGAACATCCTCTTTGTCGGTTGGGCGGCGAACATCATGTCGAAGCACGCCCTTCTGATGTCGGGCGCAATGGCGGTCGCAGTCGGCAAGGGAGTCGGCAAGTTCGCGCTGGTTGCACGCCGAAAGCATGCCGCCATCTCCCTGGCAGCCTCGGCTCGGAGCCCCGCCACACGAGTGCTCGCCATCCTGCTCCTGGCGTCGTCTATAGCCCACATCCCTGTGTGGTCGAGAAACGTCAATCTCGCCAAACACGCAAACCACGAGTCAAAGGTAGAGCTGCTCAAAATAATCCCGCGTGATGCTGTCATCGCGCTGCCACAAGATATGCTGACGCGATTCAGCACGCGTAATAAGCTCTACAACTCGGCGACGCCCAGTGGCCTGACGGGCTTCGAGATGCCCGTCGATTATGTGGTTATCGACACGTCATTTCACCCCGAACACTATGATTACGCGGGCCTATTGCGAGCGGTTGAGGTGAATCAGGGGATGTACAAAGGGTTTAAGCTGACGAGGCGCTCAGATGGTCTTTACTTATTTGAGAGGCAGAGGAGATGA